One window of Mediterraneibacter gnavus ATCC 29149 genomic DNA carries:
- a CDS encoding DUF5717 family protein, with protein MKNKIKRLSKGDFHIPQPEIIFPETRIIMRVGEGEMYKGSFSLQNQGEGTIRGLVYPSSFRVRCEEQGFDGNPVNISYTYDGSGLVPGHVEHGKFTIVCNGGEYEVAFTAIIEKPFVMTTYGKVQSLEDFKKLSFRDPAEAEKLFRSRDFYEILKYEDKRIQALYDNMRKWELDQQALEEFLVGCKQKEKIFLTLEEESRAFISLQESRKDTFTIRKNTWGYLTIDVRTEGEFLSVEHTKVTTEEFIGNAYRLEYIIDYTKLHQGSNFGQIILESPYEILTYEIVVEKDVCRDEERRERDKEFASILKRCLVYESGKLDLNTWCEESLKKIEHLRSLDEDNEMYLLVHAHICLLGKRFEEAKWILESYNYNRFAIGKNVEISSYYLYLTTLLSNDSIGTRRVAEELSKSYMKHPDSWKILCMLVNVDSEYKIISERLRALEHHFYEEKTRSIWFYLEAFRCFREKSSSLKKLGIFEVRVLYFAAKHKLMTKELALYTANLASQLKSFDRYLYETLVLSYGMYEESMILTAICTLLIKGSCMENCFFKWYEKAVESELKIAQLYEFYMAAIQPGRVNKALPRSVYLYFMHGNNLDFHKRALLYSNLITYEDESSEIYAHYRDEMEAFAWNQLERRNIDPMLRIIYKRFLTEDSMEAEQIKALYDICHAYEITTKVPNMKFIHVIAEDGTITQKAPYTDKGARVFLYAKTDRLVWESKDGRHYTDSIPYESKRLFYELRYMDICKRYMNSLKQNRQEEKVEELSLETVRKYGIENYGEEEIMGLCSRTIRENNYECDDFLTYVCFEMFKRKQFDRVILTYLANYYCGATTDMKLLWREAREYEVHTQKLAERIITQMLFSEELFGEVPIFEEYYEEGAYFRLQQAYLAYMSREYVVEERRMSRSIIDIICKEYEKGEETIDICKIAVLKYYSTREYTTTVRKTLKKFLQELCGKQIYFPFFLAYEKEWLIELQLWDKTLIEYKGQKGSRVMLYYQLQKENSEAVDYATEVLTPMYENLYVKKFVLFSNERLKYYFKETIDGNTYRSDKECCMKDAVFGESGRYGRLNDILLSEGSEKEEKMKAYAQEDAIAAHMFEQY; from the coding sequence TTGAAGAATAAAATTAAACGCCTTTCAAAAGGAGATTTTCATATTCCACAGCCGGAGATTATTTTCCCGGAGACGCGGATCATCATGCGTGTCGGAGAAGGCGAGATGTACAAAGGAAGCTTTTCTCTCCAGAATCAGGGAGAGGGGACGATCCGTGGACTGGTTTATCCATCGTCTTTTCGGGTACGCTGTGAGGAGCAGGGATTTGATGGGAATCCGGTGAACATCTCTTATACATATGACGGATCCGGTCTGGTTCCGGGACATGTGGAACACGGAAAATTTACCATTGTGTGCAATGGCGGAGAGTATGAGGTGGCATTTACTGCCATTATTGAAAAGCCGTTTGTAATGACAACTTATGGAAAAGTACAGAGTCTGGAAGATTTTAAGAAGCTGTCTTTTCGGGATCCGGCGGAGGCAGAAAAGCTGTTCCGTTCCAGAGATTTTTATGAGATTCTGAAGTATGAGGATAAGCGGATTCAGGCATTGTATGACAATATGAGAAAATGGGAGCTGGATCAGCAGGCGTTGGAAGAGTTTTTGGTGGGCTGCAAGCAGAAAGAGAAGATTTTTCTGACGCTGGAAGAGGAGAGCAGGGCATTTATTTCTCTTCAGGAATCCAGAAAAGATACCTTTACGATCAGGAAGAATACGTGGGGATATCTGACCATTGATGTACGTACCGAAGGTGAATTTTTAAGTGTGGAGCATACCAAGGTTACTACGGAGGAGTTCATTGGGAATGCGTATCGGCTGGAATATATCATCGACTATACAAAGCTTCATCAGGGAAGCAACTTCGGGCAGATCATCCTGGAGTCCCCGTATGAGATACTGACCTATGAGATCGTGGTGGAGAAGGATGTCTGCAGAGATGAAGAGAGACGGGAGCGGGATAAAGAGTTTGCAAGTATTTTAAAGCGCTGTCTCGTTTATGAGAGCGGCAAGCTGGATCTGAACACCTGGTGCGAGGAGTCCTTAAAGAAGATCGAGCATTTGCGGAGTCTGGATGAGGACAATGAGATGTATCTTCTGGTACATGCACATATCTGTCTTTTGGGCAAACGGTTTGAAGAGGCAAAATGGATTCTGGAATCTTACAATTACAACCGGTTTGCAATCGGAAAAAATGTAGAGATCAGTTCCTATTATCTGTATCTGACCACGCTGCTTTCCAATGATTCGATCGGGACACGCAGAGTGGCAGAAGAGCTTTCAAAATCCTATATGAAGCATCCCGATAGCTGGAAGATCCTCTGCATGCTGGTGAATGTAGACTCTGAGTACAAGATCATCAGTGAACGTCTCAGAGCTTTGGAGCATCACTTCTATGAGGAAAAGACACGCAGTATCTGGTTCTATCTGGAAGCCTTCCGGTGTTTCCGTGAGAAGAGTTCTTCCTTGAAAAAACTGGGCATCTTTGAAGTGCGGGTGTTGTATTTTGCAGCCAAACACAAACTGATGACAAAGGAACTGGCATTATATACAGCCAATCTGGCAAGTCAGCTGAAAAGCTTTGACCGCTATCTTTATGAGACTCTGGTGCTTTCCTACGGGATGTATGAAGAGTCCATGATCCTGACTGCAATCTGTACACTTCTGATCAAGGGAAGCTGCATGGAAAACTGCTTTTTTAAATGGTATGAAAAAGCAGTGGAGTCGGAATTAAAGATTGCACAGCTGTACGAGTTTTATATGGCTGCGATCCAGCCTGGCAGAGTCAATAAAGCACTGCCGCGTTCCGTGTATCTTTACTTTATGCATGGAAATAATCTGGATTTCCATAAACGGGCGCTTTTGTATTCAAACCTGATCACTTATGAGGATGAATCCAGTGAGATTTATGCGCATTACAGAGATGAGATGGAAGCGTTTGCGTGGAATCAGCTGGAGCGCAGAAATATTGATCCCATGCTCCGCATTATATACAAGCGTTTTCTGACAGAAGATTCTATGGAAGCAGAGCAGATCAAAGCACTGTATGATATCTGCCATGCTTATGAGATCACAACAAAGGTACCGAATATGAAATTTATTCATGTGATCGCAGAGGATGGAACGATCACGCAGAAGGCGCCGTATACGGACAAAGGGGCAAGGGTATTTTTGTATGCAAAGACAGACCGGCTTGTATGGGAAAGTAAGGATGGAAGACATTATACAGATTCTATTCCATATGAAAGCAAGCGCCTGTTCTATGAGCTTCGTTACATGGATATCTGCAAGCGGTATATGAACAGTCTGAAGCAGAACCGTCAGGAGGAGAAGGTAGAAGAGCTTTCTCTTGAGACTGTGCGCAAGTATGGCATTGAAAATTACGGGGAAGAAGAGATCATGGGACTGTGCAGCCGTACGATCCGTGAAAACAATTATGAATGTGATGATTTCCTTACCTACGTGTGTTTTGAGATGTTTAAAAGAAAGCAGTTTGACAGAGTGATCCTGACGTATCTTGCGAATTACTACTGCGGAGCGACTACAGACATGAAACTGCTCTGGAGAGAAGCAAGAGAGTATGAGGTACACACTCAGAAGCTGGCGGAGAGGATCATCACACAGATGTTGTTCTCGGAAGAGTTGTTCGGAGAGGTTCCGATCTTTGAAGAATATTATGAAGAGGGAGCTTATTTCAGACTGCAGCAGGCATATCTGGCGTATATGTCCAGAGAATATGTAGTGGAAGAGCGCAGGATGAGCAGAAGTATTATTGATATCATCTGTAAGGAATATGAAAAGGGTGAAGAAACGATCGACATCTGCAAGATCGCCGTATTAAAATATTATTCCACCAGAGAATATACGACGACTGTGCGTAAGACTCTGAAAAAATTCTTACAGGAGCTGTGCGGCAAGCAGATTTATTTTCCGTTCTTTCTGGCATACGAAAAGGAATGGCTCATTGAGCTGCAGCTTTGGGATAAGACGCTGATCGAGTACAAAGGGCAGAAGGGAAGCCGTGTAATGCTCTACTATCAGCTTCAGAAAGAAAATTCAGAGGCGGTAGATTATGCTACAGAGGTGCTTACGCCGATGTATGAGAATCTCTATGTGAAGAAATTTGTGCTGTTCTCCAACGAGCGGTTGAAATATTATTTCAAGGAGACCATTGATGGCAACACTTACCGAAGTGATAAAGAGTGCTGCATGAAGGATGCTGTGTTTGGAGAATCCGGGCGATATGGACGACTGAATGATATTTTACTTTCAGAGGGCAGTGAAAAAGAAGAAAAGATGAAAGCATATGCACAGGAAGATGCAATCGCCGCGCATATGTTTGAACAGTATTAA